In the Streptomyces fradiae ATCC 10745 = DSM 40063 genome, CGCGCGGCTCAGGGCCGGGGGCCCTCCGACGGGCCGGGGGGCGACTCGTCCGGCGGCCCGGGGGGCGGCGCTTCCGGCCGGGCGGTGGGCGGCCTCCCCGGGGCGGCGCCGGGCGGGGCGGCGCCCGGCGGGGCGGCGCCGGTGCCGGGCGAGGGGTCTTCCGGAGCGGCGGACGGGCGGGGCGCGGAGCCCGGCGGGACCGTCGGCGGTACGGACGGCGGGGCGCCCGCCGGGGCGCCGGAGCCCGTGCCCGGCGAGGCCCCGTCCTGAGGGGCGCCCGGAGCCGTCGTACCCGGCGGAGGCCCGCCCCGGCCGGTGGCGCCGTCCGCGCCGGGCGGGGACGCACCCGTCCGCGCGCCGCCCGAACCGTCCGGGCCGCCCGCGCCGTCCGCGCCGCCCGCCTCGACCGCGCCGCCCGCGTCGTCCGCCCCGTCCGGGGGCCTGGCCGGCCGTACGGGGTCCGGGGTGCCCGCGATCAGTTCCTGGAAGCCGCGGCCGAGCCACGCCCAGCGCCGGTCGTGGCGGTCGGCGCGCCGCCGCGCGCGGGAGCGGGCGCGCGGCCTGCGCCGGTAGAAGCGCCGCGCCCAGGGCGAGTCCGGGCGGGCCAGCCGCACCGCGCCGACCACGGCGACGAGCGGCACCAGCGTCCCGATGACCGCCGTGCGGAGCTTGCCCTTCACCAGGGCGACCACCACGAAGAGCAGGTTCACCACGACGGTGAGGAGCACGTTCAGCCGGTCGCGCCGCTCCTCCGGCGTCAGCTCGTCGACGCCCAGCGGCGCCGCGCCGCTCAGGACCAGGGCCACCAGCGCGGTGGTCAGGACGACCGCCTCCACGCTCTGGCGGCCCTGCTCGGTCCAGTACACGTCGGCGAGGTGCAGGATCAGCGCGAACTCGTCCAGCACCAGCCCCGCCCCGACCCCGAACACCACCGCGCAGACGGCGGCGGCCACCTGCCCCTGCGCGCCGATCGCGCCGAAACCCCCGATCAGGGTGAGGACGACGCCGGGCACCACGTGGTGGATGTGGACGCCGCCGGTGCTGACGTCGCGGAACGGGCCCCGCCCGGCGCGGATCAGGCGGGTGACGGTGCGGGTGACGAGGAAGGTCGCCACGAAGGAGGCCAGCGCCAGCAGCAGCGGGAGCTTGCCGGGCTCCACGATGTCCCGCATGAACCAGTGACCCATGCCACCCCGTCCGCGATGAGGCGTTTTGCGGCAATCTACCGGGCCGGGCGGTGCCCGGCAGCGGCTAGTGTGCGCGCGGTGACCACCACCGACCCGCTCCCCCGCTTCCACGGACCGCGCTTCGCCTTCGGCACGCTCACCGTCCTGCCCGCGCGGGTCGCCCGCTGGGACCGGGACGCCGCCCGGGGCGGGATGCTCTGCGCGCCGTTCGCCGGGCTCGTCGTGGGCGGCTGCGCCGCGGCGGCCGGCGTCCTGCTCCTGCTGCTCGGCGCGGGCCCGCTGCTCGCCGCCGTCGCCTCGGCGGCCGTACCGGCCGTGCTGACCCGCGGCCTCCACCTCGACGGCCTGGCCGACACGGCCGACGGGCTGGGCAGCGCCCGGCCGGCCGAGGAGGCGCTGCGGATCATGAAGCGGTCGGACATCGGGCCGTTCGGCGTGGTCACCCTGGTCTTCGTCCTGCTGGCCCAGGTGGCGGCGCTGTACGAGCTGTACGGGCAGGGGTGGGCGCGCGGCGCGGTCGCGGCCGTGGTGGCGGGCACCGTCGCGCGGCTGGCGCTCACCCTCGCCTGCCGCACCGGTGTCCCGGCGGCCCGCCCCGAGGGGCTGGGCGCGGTGGTGGCGGGCACCGTGCCGGCGCGGGCCGCGCTGGCGGCCGGGGTGCTGGTGGCGGCGGGGTGCGCGGGCGCCGGGGCGCTGGCGGGGGCGCCCGCGACCGCGTACGGCGCCGGGGCGCATCTGGGGGGCGCGCTGGTGGCGCTCGCCGCGGCCGAGGCGCTGCTGCGCCGGTGCGTGCGCAGGTTCGGCGGGGTGACCGGGGACGTCTTCGGCGCGGTCGCGGAGACGGCGGCGACCGCCGCCCTGGTGGTCCTGGCCCTGGGCTGACGGCCGGCCGGGCGGCCGTCGGCACGGCCGCCGACGGCTGTGCGTACGGCTCCCGGCGGCACCACGCCCGCCGCGCGGCCGCCACCGCCCGGCCGGGCTTCCGGCGGCAACCGCGGGGCGTTCCGGGACCGTGCCGGAGAACGCAGGCGCCTCGTCCGGGAGGAGCACGCCCCGGTGCGCGCGGTGCGGCGGGCGAACGCGGCGGCCCGGCGCGGGACGCGGCACGGGCCCGGCCCTGCGGGCGGCTCCCCGGGAGGTGGGCCCGGACCGGCCCCGGCGGGCCCGGACCCGCCCGCGCGGCCGGCCCCCGGACGGGTGAACGCCCGCCCCCGTGAGCGGAGCGTCTACGCGCGCGTAGGCTCGTCCCGCCACGCGGGAGGGGCGGACATACCATGCGGCGGGCACGGTCGGCCCACCCCTCGACCGCCAGACGACTCAACGGAAGCGAGAATTCACCACCGTGACTGCTCTCACTCTCAGCACCACCGGTGCCGCGACGCTGCGCGCCGACGCCCTCGTGGTCGGTGTCGCCAAGGCCGCGGACGGCGGCAAGGGCCTCGTCCTCGCCCCGGGCGCCGAGGCCGTGGACTCGGCGTTCGACGGGAAGCTCGCCGCCGTCCTGGAGACCCTCGGCGCGGCCGGCGCCGAGGGCGAGGTGACCAAGGTGCCCTCCCCGAGCGGCCTGAAGGCCCCGCTCGTGCTCGCCGTCGGCCTCGGCCAGGCGCCGGAGAAGGACGAGGCGTACGGCGCCGAGGCGCTGCGCCGCGCCGCCGGCTCGGCCGCCCGCGCCCTGTCCGGCGTCAAGAAGGCCGGCTTCGCGCTGCCCGTGGAGGCGGCGGAGGACGTCGCCGCGGTCGCGGAGGGCGCGCTGCTCGGCGCGTACGCCTTCACCGCGTACCAGGAGCGCGGCAAGGACGCCAAGGGCCCCCTCGGCGAGGTCGCCGTGCTCGGCGCCAAGCCGCGCGACAAGGCCGCCAAGGCCGCCGCGGAGCGCGCGCTCGCGCTGGCGGAGGAGGTCAACCGCGCCCGCGACCTGATCAACACCCCGCCCAACGACCTGACCCCCGAGGCGTTCGCCGCCGTCGCCACCGCGGCGGGCAAGGAGAACGGCCTCAAGGTCCAGGTCCTGGACGAGAAGGCGCTCGCCAAGGGCGGCTACGGCGGCATCCTCGGCGTCGGCGCCGGCTCCGCCAACCCGCCCCGCCTGGTGAAGCTGGCCTACACCCACCCGGACGCGGAGAAGACCCTCGCCCTGGTCGGCAAGGGCATCACCTACGACTCGGGCGGCATCTCCCTGAAGCCGGCCGGCCACAACGAGACCATGAAGTGCGACATGAGCGGCGCCGCCGCCGTGTTCGCCGCGGTCGTGGCCGTGGCCCGGCTGGGCCTGCCGGTCAACGTCACCGGCTGGCTGGCCCTCGCTGAGAACATGCCGTCCGGCACGGCCACCCGCCCCGGTGACGTGCTGCGCATGTACAGCGGCAAGACCGTCGAGGTGCTCAACACCGACGCCGAGGGCCGCCTGGTCCTGGCCGACGCGCTGACCCGCGCCTCGGAGGAGGCCCCGGACGCGATCGTGGACGTGGCGACCCTGACCGGCGCCATGGTCCTCGCGCTCGGCAACCGCACGTTCGGCGTCATGGCGAACGACGACGCGTTCCGCACCGCGGTCCACGAGACCGCCGAGGAGGTCGGCGAGCAGTCCTGGCCGATGCCGCTCCCGGCGGACCTGCGCAAGGGCATGGACTCCCCCACCGCCGACATCGCCAACATGGGCGAGCGCATGGGCGGCGGCCTGGTGGCCGGCCTGTTCCTGAAGGAGTTCGTCGGCGAGGGCATCACCTGGGCGCACCTGGACATCGCCGGCCCGGCCTTCAACGAGTCCGGCCCGTACGGCTACACCCCGAAGGGCGGTACCGGTTCGGCGGTCCGCACCCTGGTGCGGCTGGCGGAGCGCACCGCCGAGGGCGACCTGGGCTGACGCCCGGACGGTCCCGGGGAGGGCTGCCGGGCCTCAGGGGAGGGCCGGCAGCGATGGGACCACACGGCGAGGCCGCCGGGAGCACATCCCGGCGCGGCCCCGGAAGAGCGGCCCCGGACGTCACCCGTCCGGGGCCGCCCGCGTGCCGGCGGCACGTCTCAGGGACCGGCCCCGCGTCCCGCACCGCCGCGACAAGTGCGAAGATGGGTGACCGGCAGGACAGGGCCCCCACCACAGGGCCGAAGAGACAGCGGCCGAACACCAGCCGCCGCCAGTCATCGAGGACCGGCGACCGGCGCATATGCATGGAGGACGTGACGTGGCGAACGACGCCAGCACCGTTTTCGACCTAGTGATCCTCGGCGGTGGCAGTGGCGGTTACGCCGCGGCTCTGCGAGGTGCGCAGCTTGGCCTGGACGTCGCACTCATCGAGAAGAACAAGCTCGGCGGCACCTGCCTGCACAACGGCTGCATCCCCACCAAGGCCCTGCTCCACGCCGGGGAGATCGCGGACCAGGCCCGCGAGGCGGAACAGTTCGGTGTCAGGACCTCCTTCGAGGGCATCGACATCAAGGGCGTCCACAAGTACAAGGACGACGTGATCGCCGGCCTGTACAAGGGCCTGCAGGGCCTGGTCGCCTCCCGCAAGGTGACGTACATCGAGGGCGAGGGCCGGCTGTCCTCCCCGACCTCCGTGGACGTGAACGGCCAGCGTGTCGAGGGCCGCCACGTGCTGCTCGCCACGGGTTCCGTGCCGAAGTCGCTGCCCGGCCTGGAGATCGACGGCAACCGGATCCTGTCCTCGGACCACGCGCTGACCCTGGACCGCGTCCCGGAGTCCGCGATCATCCTCGGCGGCGGCGTCATCGGCGTCGAGTTCGCCTCCGCGTGGAAGTCCTTCGGGACCGACGTCACGATCGTCGAGGGCCTCAAGCACCTGGTCCCGGTCGAGGACGAGAACAGCTCGAAGCTGCTGGAGCGCGCCTTCCGCAAGCGCGGCATCAAGTTCAGCCTCGGCACGTTCTTCCAGAGCGCCGAGTACACCGAGAACGGCGTCAAGGTCACCCTGGCGGACGGCAAGACGTTCGAGGCCGAGGTGCTGCTGGTCGCGATCGGCCGCGGCCCGGTCTCCCAGGGTCTGGGCTACGAGGAGCAGGGCGTCGCCATGGACCGCGGCTACGTCCTGGTCGACGAGTACATGCGCACCAACGTGCCGACGATCTCGGCCGTGGGCGACCTCGTCCCCACCCTCCAGCTCGCGCACGTCGGCTTCGCCGAGGGCATCCTGGTCGCGGAGCGCCTGGCCGGCCTGAAGCCCGTGCCGATCGACTACGACGGCGTGCCGCGGGTGACGTACTGCCACCCCGAGGTCGCCTCCGTGGGCATCACCGAGGCGAAGGCCAAGGAGGTCTACGGCGCGGACAAGGTCGTCGCGCTGAAGTACAACCTCGCGGGCAACGGCAAGAGCAAGATCCTGAAGACCGCGGGCGAGATCAAGCTCGTCCAGGTCAAGGACGGTGCCGTGGTCGGTGTCCACATGGTCGGTGACCGCATGGGCGAGCAGGTCGGCGAGGCCCAGCTCATCTACAACTGGGAGGCCCTGCCCGCCGAGGTGGCGCAGCTCATCCACGCCCACCCGACGCAGAACGAGGCGCTCGGCGAGGCCCACCTGGCGCTCGCGGGCAAGCCCCTCCACTCCCACGACTGACGCCAGTCACCGGGCGCGACCACTTACCGCACACGTTTCGTTAGGAGCAAGTGAAACCATGCCGGTTTCCGTAACCCTGCCGGCGCTCGGCGAGAGCGTCACCGAGGGCACCGTCACCCGCTGGCTGAAGGCCGAGGGCGAGCGGGTCGAGGCCGACGAGCCGCTGCTCGAGGTCTCCACCGACAAGGTCGACACCGAGATCCCCGCACCCGCCTCCGGCGTGCTGACCTCCATCAAGGTCGCCGAGGACGAGACCGTCGAGGTCGGCGCCGAGCTGGCCGTCATCGACGACGGCTCGGGCGCCTCCGCCGAGGCCCCGGCCGCCGAGGAGGCCCCGGCCCAGGCCGCCGCCCCCGCGCCGGCCGCCGAGCAGGCCCCGGCCGCCGCCCCGGCCCCGGCGCAGGAGGCCCCGCAGGCCGCCCCGTCGACCGAGGCCGCCGCCCCCGCCCCCGCCCCGACCGCCGAGGCCGCCTCCGGCGGCGCTTCGGCCGAGGGCACCGACGTCGTCCTGCCCGCGCTGGGCGAGTCGGTCACCGAGGGCACCGTCACCCGCTGGCTGAAGCAGGTCGGCGACTCCGTCGAGGCCGACGAGCCGCTGCTCGAGGTCTCCACGGACAAGGTCGACACCGAGATCCCCGCCCCCACCTCCGGCACCCTGCTGGAGATCACCGTGGGTGAGGACGAGACCGCCGAGGTCGGCGCCAAGCTGGGTGTCATCGGTGCCGCCGGTGCCGCTCCGGCCGCCGCCCCCGCCCCGGCCGCCCCGGCGCCCGCCGAGGCCCCGGCTCCGGCGCCCGCCCCGGCCCCGGCCCCGGCCGCCCCGGCCGAGGCTCCGGCGCCCGCTCCGGCCCCGGCCGCCCCCGCGCAGCCGGCCCCCGCGGCCCAGCCCGCACAGCCCGCCCCGGCCCCGGCCGCCCCGGCCCCGGCCCCGGCCGCTGCGGCTCCGGCCGCCCCGGCTCCGGCCGCCTCGGCGCAGGCCGCCGCTCCCGCCGCCGCCCAGGCGACGGACGAGGGCGCCTACGTGACCCCGCTGGTGCGCAAGCTCGCCTCCGAGCACGCGGTCGACCTGGCGTCCGTCAAGGGCACCGGCGTCGGCGGGCGCATCCGCAAGCAGGACGTCCTGGCCGCCGCCGAGGCCGCCAAGGCCCCCGCCCCGGCCGCTCCGGCCGCCGCCGCGGCCCCGGCCGCCAAGGCCCCGGCGCAGGAGGCGTCCCCGCTGCGCGGCCAGACGGTCAAGATGACCCGCATGCGCAAGGTCATCGGCGACAACATGATGAAGGCGCTGCACGGCCAGGCGCAGCTCTCCTCCGTCGTCGAGGTCGACATCACCAAGCTGATGCGCCTGCGCGGCCGTGCGAAGGACGCCTTCGCCGCCCGCGAGGGCGTCAAGCTCTCCCCGATGCCGTTCTTCGTCAAGGCGGCGGCCCAGGCGCTGAAGGCCCACCCGGTCATCAACGCCCGGATCAACGAGGACGAGGGCACCATCACGTACTTCGACTCGGAGAACATCGGCATCGCCGTGGACTCCGAGAAGGGTCTGATGACGCCGGTCATCAAGGGCGCGGGCGACCTGAACATCGCCGGCATCGCCAAGGCCACGGCCGACCTGGCCGCCAAGGTCCGGGCCAGCAAGATCACCCCGGACGAGCTGGCGGGCGCGACCTTCACCATCAGCAACACCGGTTCGCGCGGCGCGCTGTTCGACACGATCATCGTCCCGCCGAACCAGGTCGCCATCCTGGGCATCGGCGCCACGGTGAAGCGCCCGGTCGTCGTCGACCACCCGGAGCTCGGCGAGACCATCGCCGTGCGCCACATGACGTACCTGACCCTGTCGTACGACCACCGCCTGGTCGACGGCGCGGACGCCGCCCGCTACCTGACCGCCGTCAAGGCGATCCTGGAGGCCGGCGAGTTCGAGGTCGACCTCGGCCTGTAGGCCCCACCGGCAGGCCGTACGTCCAACGCGGCGCCCCCGCCCGGCAGTTGCCCGGCGCGGGGGCGCCGTCGTCGTGCCGGGCGGCCCGCGCCCGGCGGGTGCGCGGGACCGGGCGGAATAATGGCGGCACGGCGTCGACCGCCTCGGCAGCGAAGGAGCCCCCTCCCATGACCACCCCGTCCCCCGTCGTGCACTCGCTGCGGGAACAGATCCGCGAGCACATCGTGGAGGGCATCGTCAGCGGCCGCTGGAAGCCGGGAGAGCGGATCGTGGAGCGCCGGATCGCCACGGAGCTGCAGGTCAGCCAGACGCCGGTACGGGAGGCGCTGCGGGAGCTGGAGAGCCTGCGGCTGATCGAGTCGGCGCCGAACAAGGGCGTCCGGGTGCGCAACCTGACGGCGGCGGACCTGGAGGAGTCGTACCCGGTGCGGGCGGGCCTGGAGCAGATCGCCGCCGAGCTGGCGGCCGAGCGGCTGGCGGAGGACTGCTCGGCGCTGGAGCCGCACGTGGCGGCGCTGTACGAGGCGGACGCGCACGGCGACGGCACCGGGCAGGTGCGGCACACGGTGGCCTTCCACCGGGAGCTGGTGCGGGCCGCGCACAACGCGGTGCTGCTGCACACGTGGGAGGGGCTGGGCATCGAGGTGTTCACCGCCCTGTCGATCCGCTGGCTCGGCACGGTGCAGAAGGAGTACGCGCAGGAGCACCAGGACCTGGTGGAGGCGTTCCGGCGGCGCGACCCGGAGATCGGCGCGCTCGTCAAGGCGCACGTCCTCGGCTGCGCGCCCCGCGCGTAACCCGACGCGACCGGCCGGGCCCGGCGTCGCGGCCCCCGCGCCCACCCCGGACCGGACAGGCGGCCCCCGTACGCGCCCCCGACCGGACAGACGGTCCCTGGACGCGCCCCGGACCGGACAGACGGCTCTGGCGGGCCCCGGCGCCGTGCGATGGACGGCGCCCGAGCGAGGCCCGGACCAGACGGACGGGACCCGTCGGCGACCGCGGCCAGACGGACGGGACTCGTCGGCGACCCCGGCCAGACGGACGGCCCCGCACGTGGCCCCGGCCCGGACGGACGGCCCCCGCGCGTGGCCCCACCGGCCGGACGGGCCCCGCGCACCGCCCGGCTGGGGCGGACCTCGGCGCCCCGCCGCACCGGCGCCCCCGCCCGGCAGCGCGGGTGGACGGCCCCCTCGGACGCCGCCCCGGCGCAGCGGCACACCCCGCTCATCCTAGGGTGAGCGCGCTCACACGATCACTTTCACCTAAGAAAGCACGGCACCCGGTGCCCGAAAGTATGGCACCCGATGCCTACTTTGCCCCGTGGCATAAGATTTTGCCGTTGACCCTTTGATCGATCATCGATCACGGCCTTACAGTCGTCGGCGGGCTCCACCAGAGTCCCCCTCGCCCTGTCCTGCCAAAGACCAAGGGCTCCACCCCTTCGACTCCGGAAGGCGGCGACTATGACCGACCCCACCCGCATCCAGCCGAGCGAGCTCGACCAGCTCCCGGACCGCGACCCCGAGGAGACCGCCGAGTGGCGGGCCTCGCTCGACGCCGTGGCCGCCGCGGCCGGGCCGCACCGTGCCGCGTACCTGATGCGCCGCACCCTGGAGCGGGCCCAGGACGCCGGTCTGGCGCTGCCGAAGCTGCTCGAGACGGACTACGTCAACACCATCCCGACCGCCGCCGAGGCCGGTTACGGCTTCGACGGCGACGACGAGCTGGAAGCCCGGATCACCGCGTGGAACCGGTGGAACGCCGCCGCCATGGTGACCCGCGGCTCCAAGTACGGCGTCGGCGGCCACATCGCCACCTTCGCCTCCGCCGCCTGGCTCTACGAGACGGGCTTCAACCACTTCTTCCAGGGCAAGGAGCGGGACGGCTCGGGCGACCAGCTGTTCATCCAGGGCCACGCCTCCCCCGGCATCTACGCCCGCGCCTTCCTCGACGGCCGCCTCACCGAGGCGCACCTCGACAACTTCCGCCAGGAGGCCGCCGGCAACGGCCTGCCCTCCTACCCGCACCCGCGGCGCCTGCCGTGGCTGTGGGAGTTCCCGACCGTCTCCATGGGCCTCGGCCCGCTCTCCGCGATCTACCAGGCGCGCTTCAACCGGTACCTGACCCACCGCGGCATCAAGGACGTCTCCGCCTCGCACGTGTGGGCGTTCCTCGGCGACGGCGAGATGGACGAGCCCGAGTCGACCGCGGCCCTCGCCCTGGCCGCCCGCGAGGGCCTGGACAACCTGACCTTCGTCGTCAACTGCAACCTGCAGCGCCTCGACGGCCCGGTCCGCGCCAACTTCAAGATCGTGCAGGAGCTGGAGGCCCAGTTCCGCGGCGCCGGCTGGAACGTCGTCAAGACCCTGTGGGGCACCGCCTGGGACGAGCTGTTCCGGCTCGACACGACCGGCGCCCTCGTCCGCCGCCTCCGCGAGGTCCCGGACGCGCAGGTCCAGACGTACCAGACGCGTGACGCGGCCTACATCCGCGAGGACTTCTTCGGCAAGGACCCGGCGCTCGCCGAGATGGCGAAGCTGCTGTCCGACGACAAGATCATCGAGTGCTTCCACTCCTCGCGCGGCGGCCACGAGTCCCGCAAGGTCTTCGCCGCGTACAAGGCCGCGCTGAGCCACAAGGGCGCGCCGACCGTGATCCTCGCCCAGACCGTCAAGGGCCACACCCTCGGCAAGGGCTTCGCGTCCAAGAACGCCAACCACCAGATGAAGAAGCTGACGGTGGACGAGTTCAAGGAGATGCGCGACCGCCTCGGCCTGCCCATCCCCGACAGCGCCTTCGCCGACGGCCGGGTGCCGTACGGCCACCCCGGCGCCGACGCCCCCGAGGTGCGCTACCTGCACGAGCGCCGCGCCGCGCTCGGCGGCCCCGCCCCGGCCCGCCGCGTCCACCCGGCGGCGGCGCTGCCGGCCCCGGCGGAGAAGGCGTTCACCGCGTTCGACAAGGGCTCCGGCTCGCAGTCCGTCGCCACCACCATGGCGTTCGTGCGCCTGGTGAAGGACCTGGTCCGCGACAAGGAGACCGGCAGGCGCTGGGTGCCGATCGTCCCCGACGAGGCCCGCACCTTCGGCATGGAGTCGCTCTTCCCGTCGCTCGGCATCTACTCGCCGAAGGGGCAGACGTACGAGCCGGTCGACCGCGACCAGCTGATGTACTACAAGGAGGCCGTCAACGGCCAGATCCTGAACGAGGGCATCACCGAGGCCGGCTCCATGGCCGACTTCATCGCCGCGTCCACCGCGTACTCCACGCACGGCGAGCCGATGATCCCGTTCTACATCTTCTACTCGATGTTCGGCTGGCAGCGGACCGCCGACCAGATGTGGCAGCTCGGCGACCAGCTCGGCCGCGGCTTCCTCGTCGGCGCCACCGCCGGCCGCACCACCCTGACCGGTGAGGGGCTCCAGCACGCGGACGGCCACTCCCCCGTCATCGCGGCGACCAACCCGGCGGCGCTGACGTACGACCCGGCCTTCGCCTACGAGGTCGCGGTGATCGTCAAGGAGGGTCTGCGCCGGATGTACGGCGAGGGCGCCCCGGGCGAGGACCCGAACGTCTTCTACTACCTGACCGTCTACAACGAGCCCATGCCGCAGCCGGCCAAGCCGGCCGTCCCCGGCATCGACGAGGGCATCGTCAAGGGCCTGTACCGGTTCAAGGAGGGCTCGGGCGCCGAGGGCGCGCCGCGCACCCAGCTCCTCGCCTCCGGCACGGCGATCCACTGGGCGCTGGACGCGCAGCGGATGCTGGCCGAGGAGTGGGGCGTCACCGCCGACGTGTGGTCCGCGACCTCCTGGACGGAGCTGCGGCGCGACGCGCTGGAGGCCGACGCGGCGCTGCTGCGCGGCGAGGAGCGCGTGCCGTACGTACGCCAGGCGCTGGCCGACGCGCCGGGTCCGGTACTGGCGGTCAGCGACTACATGCGGCAGGTCCCGGACCAGATCGCGCAGTGGGTCGAGCAGGACTACTCGTCGCTGGGTGCCGACGGCTTCGGCCTGTCGGACACCCGCGAGGCGGCCCGCCGCCACTTCGGGGTGGACGCCCCGTCGATCGTGGTGGCCGCGCTGGCCCAGCTCGCCCGCCGCGGCGAGGTCCCGGCCTCCGCGGTGAAGGACGCCCGCGAGCGGTACGGCCTGTAGGCCCCGGCCCGGGGGGCCGCCCCCGGACCTCGTGCCCGCCGGCCCCCGTGCCCGCCGGCTTTCGTGCCCGCCGGCTTTCGTGCCCCCGGTCGCCGTCGTGTGCGGCGGCCGGGGGCACGGCCGTATCCGGGGCCGTCCCCGCGCGGACGGCGGGGCATCATGGCGGGATGCGTGCCGCTCGTCTGATCCGGATGGTGCTGTTGCTCCAGTCCCGGCCCTCCATGACCGCCGCCGAACTCGCCGCCGAGCTGGAGGTCTCGGAGCGCACGGTGCTCAGGGACGCGCTGGCGCTCTCCGAGGCGGGCGTCCCCGTGTACGCGGACCGGGGGCGCGGCGGCGGCTACCGGCTCGTGGGCGGGTACCGGACCCGGCTGACCGGGCTGGCCCGCGGCGAGGCGGAGGCCCTGTTCCTGTCGGGTGTGCCGGGGGCGCTGCGGGAGATGGGGCTTCAGGACGCGGCGTCGGCGGCCCGGCTGAAGGTGTCGGCGGCGCTGCTGCCGTCGCTGCGGGACGCGCCGGAGTCGGCGGCGCAGCGCTTCCACCTGGACGCGCCGGGCTGGTACCAGGAGCCGCAGGCGCCGCCGCTGCTGCCGGCCGTGGCGGAGGCCGTGTGGGGCGACCGGCTGCTGGACGCCCGCTACCG is a window encoding:
- a CDS encoding adenosylcobinamide-GDP ribazoletransferase; the encoded protein is MRAVTTTDPLPRFHGPRFAFGTLTVLPARVARWDRDAARGGMLCAPFAGLVVGGCAAAAGVLLLLLGAGPLLAAVASAAVPAVLTRGLHLDGLADTADGLGSARPAEEALRIMKRSDIGPFGVVTLVFVLLAQVAALYELYGQGWARGAVAAVVAGTVARLALTLACRTGVPAARPEGLGAVVAGTVPARAALAAGVLVAAGCAGAGALAGAPATAYGAGAHLGGALVALAAAEALLRRCVRRFGGVTGDVFGAVAETAATAALVVLALG
- a CDS encoding leucyl aminopeptidase; amino-acid sequence: MTALTLSTTGAATLRADALVVGVAKAADGGKGLVLAPGAEAVDSAFDGKLAAVLETLGAAGAEGEVTKVPSPSGLKAPLVLAVGLGQAPEKDEAYGAEALRRAAGSAARALSGVKKAGFALPVEAAEDVAAVAEGALLGAYAFTAYQERGKDAKGPLGEVAVLGAKPRDKAAKAAAERALALAEEVNRARDLINTPPNDLTPEAFAAVATAAGKENGLKVQVLDEKALAKGGYGGILGVGAGSANPPRLVKLAYTHPDAEKTLALVGKGITYDSGGISLKPAGHNETMKCDMSGAAAVFAAVVAVARLGLPVNVTGWLALAENMPSGTATRPGDVLRMYSGKTVEVLNTDAEGRLVLADALTRASEEAPDAIVDVATLTGAMVLALGNRTFGVMANDDAFRTAVHETAEEVGEQSWPMPLPADLRKGMDSPTADIANMGERMGGGLVAGLFLKEFVGEGITWAHLDIAGPAFNESGPYGYTPKGGTGSAVRTLVRLAERTAEGDLG
- the lpdA gene encoding dihydrolipoyl dehydrogenase, whose product is MANDASTVFDLVILGGGSGGYAAALRGAQLGLDVALIEKNKLGGTCLHNGCIPTKALLHAGEIADQAREAEQFGVRTSFEGIDIKGVHKYKDDVIAGLYKGLQGLVASRKVTYIEGEGRLSSPTSVDVNGQRVEGRHVLLATGSVPKSLPGLEIDGNRILSSDHALTLDRVPESAIILGGGVIGVEFASAWKSFGTDVTIVEGLKHLVPVEDENSSKLLERAFRKRGIKFSLGTFFQSAEYTENGVKVTLADGKTFEAEVLLVAIGRGPVSQGLGYEEQGVAMDRGYVLVDEYMRTNVPTISAVGDLVPTLQLAHVGFAEGILVAERLAGLKPVPIDYDGVPRVTYCHPEVASVGITEAKAKEVYGADKVVALKYNLAGNGKSKILKTAGEIKLVQVKDGAVVGVHMVGDRMGEQVGEAQLIYNWEALPAEVAQLIHAHPTQNEALGEAHLALAGKPLHSHD
- the sucB gene encoding 2-oxoglutarate dehydrogenase, E2 component, dihydrolipoamide succinyltransferase, which translates into the protein MPVSVTLPALGESVTEGTVTRWLKAEGERVEADEPLLEVSTDKVDTEIPAPASGVLTSIKVAEDETVEVGAELAVIDDGSGASAEAPAAEEAPAQAAAPAPAAEQAPAAAPAPAQEAPQAAPSTEAAAPAPAPTAEAASGGASAEGTDVVLPALGESVTEGTVTRWLKQVGDSVEADEPLLEVSTDKVDTEIPAPTSGTLLEITVGEDETAEVGAKLGVIGAAGAAPAAAPAPAAPAPAEAPAPAPAPAPAPAAPAEAPAPAPAPAAPAQPAPAAQPAQPAPAPAAPAPAPAAAAPAAPAPAASAQAAAPAAAQATDEGAYVTPLVRKLASEHAVDLASVKGTGVGGRIRKQDVLAAAEAAKAPAPAAPAAAAAPAAKAPAQEASPLRGQTVKMTRMRKVIGDNMMKALHGQAQLSSVVEVDITKLMRLRGRAKDAFAAREGVKLSPMPFFVKAAAQALKAHPVINARINEDEGTITYFDSENIGIAVDSEKGLMTPVIKGAGDLNIAGIAKATADLAAKVRASKITPDELAGATFTISNTGSRGALFDTIIVPPNQVAILGIGATVKRPVVVDHPELGETIAVRHMTYLTLSYDHRLVDGADAARYLTAVKAILEAGEFEVDLGL
- a CDS encoding GntR family transcriptional regulator, which encodes MTTPSPVVHSLREQIREHIVEGIVSGRWKPGERIVERRIATELQVSQTPVREALRELESLRLIESAPNKGVRVRNLTAADLEESYPVRAGLEQIAAELAAERLAEDCSALEPHVAALYEADAHGDGTGQVRHTVAFHRELVRAAHNAVLLHTWEGLGIEVFTALSIRWLGTVQKEYAQEHQDLVEAFRRRDPEIGALVKAHVLGCAPRA
- the aceE gene encoding pyruvate dehydrogenase (acetyl-transferring), homodimeric type, with amino-acid sequence MTDPTRIQPSELDQLPDRDPEETAEWRASLDAVAAAAGPHRAAYLMRRTLERAQDAGLALPKLLETDYVNTIPTAAEAGYGFDGDDELEARITAWNRWNAAAMVTRGSKYGVGGHIATFASAAWLYETGFNHFFQGKERDGSGDQLFIQGHASPGIYARAFLDGRLTEAHLDNFRQEAAGNGLPSYPHPRRLPWLWEFPTVSMGLGPLSAIYQARFNRYLTHRGIKDVSASHVWAFLGDGEMDEPESTAALALAAREGLDNLTFVVNCNLQRLDGPVRANFKIVQELEAQFRGAGWNVVKTLWGTAWDELFRLDTTGALVRRLREVPDAQVQTYQTRDAAYIREDFFGKDPALAEMAKLLSDDKIIECFHSSRGGHESRKVFAAYKAALSHKGAPTVILAQTVKGHTLGKGFASKNANHQMKKLTVDEFKEMRDRLGLPIPDSAFADGRVPYGHPGADAPEVRYLHERRAALGGPAPARRVHPAAALPAPAEKAFTAFDKGSGSQSVATTMAFVRLVKDLVRDKETGRRWVPIVPDEARTFGMESLFPSLGIYSPKGQTYEPVDRDQLMYYKEAVNGQILNEGITEAGSMADFIAASTAYSTHGEPMIPFYIFYSMFGWQRTADQMWQLGDQLGRGFLVGATAGRTTLTGEGLQHADGHSPVIAATNPAALTYDPAFAYEVAVIVKEGLRRMYGEGAPGEDPNVFYYLTVYNEPMPQPAKPAVPGIDEGIVKGLYRFKEGSGAEGAPRTQLLASGTAIHWALDAQRMLAEEWGVTADVWSATSWTELRRDALEADAALLRGEERVPYVRQALADAPGPVLAVSDYMRQVPDQIAQWVEQDYSSLGADGFGLSDTREAARRHFGVDAPSIVVAALAQLARRGEVPASAVKDARERYGL